One part of the Lotus japonicus ecotype B-129 chromosome 2, LjGifu_v1.2 genome encodes these proteins:
- the LOC130737917 gene encoding mitochondrial import inner membrane translocase subunit TIM14-1 translates to MATAFLAGLAVAGAALAGRYSIQAWQALKARPPKPRIRKFYDGGFQPTMTRREAALILGIRENATADKVKEAHRKVMVANHPDAGGSHYLASKINEAKDVMLRKTKGSGSAF, encoded by the exons ATG GCTACAGCATTTCTGGCTGGCCTTGCTGTAGCTGGTGCAGCACTTGCTGGCAGGTACAGTATCCAAGCATGGCAAGCACTCAAGGCACGACCCCCAAAACCCAGAATACGGAAGTTCTATGATGGTGGTTTCCAGCCTACAATGACAAGAAGAGAAGCAGCTCTAATATTAGGCATCAG GGAAAACGCAACTGCGGACAAAGTGAAGGAAGCACATAGAAAGGTAATGGTTGCAAATCATCCTGATGCCGGTGGAAGCCATTATCTGGCTTCCAAAATAAACGAGGCCAAAGATGTTATGCTCAGAAAGACAAAGGGAAGCGGATCAGCATTTTGA
- the LOC130737915 gene encoding uncharacterized protein LOC130737915 isoform X3, whose protein sequence is MVSGNNPVDSFFNPISEVLLPLEVGIRKAAKDLQHCWDGTMNKGKRAQLVAFAHENEGGKFEICGVKKGDEERKKRLPLPTKVYLKAFLGMFSQHSGNLSGGEVLGRRLKEKEVTAKEDGSCENCLQFAIDWSLLANGFLQALPATLKSGGSRFKKMGDEDKLGSFMKYTASCEVKLNGSKGQIVGTIGEKGAREEGKQVSPERVIGFIFDQLSQTFQGLHQGVQVNILQGHKVDLNGILLNLRFAKVGGVPSNVLGLNPSTKEEGDGSVTIESWEDTWGSSPQKLLAQIGQAEKGHPDKQNLFSVQDFFTYTEAEGRRFFEELDRDGDGQVTLEDLKIAMRKRKLPQKYAHEFMKCTRNDLFSKSFSWKRFFTLMEQKEPAILRAYTSLCLSKSGTLTKSEIMESLTNARLPANEDNAVAMMQFLNADIEGSVSYGHFRNFMILLPSDRLQEDPRSVWFEAATVGAIPPTVKAPAGSVLRSALAGGLSCSFSCAVMHPLDTIKTQVQASTLSLPEIISKIPQIGARGLYKGSIPAILGQFSSHALRTGIFEASKLVLINVAPTLPAIQLFRRYPCPVPSNESFKFSCYLMKDWLKNLH, encoded by the exons ATGGTTTCAGGGAATAACCCAGTGGACTCTTTCTTCAATCCAATCAGTGAAGTACTTTTGCCACTAGAAGTGGGGATTAGAAAGGCAGCAAAGGATCTTCAACATTGCTGGGATGGGACTATGAACAAGGGGAAAAGGGCTCAGTTGGTTGCATTTGCACATGAGAATGAAGGAGGCAAGTTTGAGATCTGTGGTGTGAAGAAGGGTGATGAagagaggaagaaaaggttGCCATTGCCAACAAAGGTATATTTGAAGGCTTTCTTGGGTATGTTTTCACAGCATTCAGGAAATTTGAGTGGGGGTGAAGTGTTGGGTAGAAgattgaaggagaaggaggtcACAGCTAAGGAAGATGGTTCTTGTGAAAATTGCTTGCAGTTTGCTATTGATTGGTCTTTGCTGGCTAATGGGTTTCTTCAGGCTTTGCCAGCTACCTTGAAATCTGGGGGAAGTAGATTTAAGAAAATGGGTGATGAAGATAAATTGGGTTCTTTCATGAAATACACTGCATCTTGTGAAGTGAAGCTAAATGGATCAAAGGGTCAGATTGTTGGAACTATTGGAGAAAAGGGTGCAAGGGAGGAGGGAAAGCAAGTTTCCCCTGAACGCGTGATAGGTTTTATCTTTGATCAGCTTTCTCAGACTTTTCAGGGTCTTCATCAGGGAGTTCAAGTTAATATATTGCAAGGTCACAAAGTAGATTTGAATGGAATCTTGCTGAATTTGAGATTTGCCAAGGTTGGTGGTGTACCATCAAATGTACTTGGACTAAATCCTTCAACAAAAGAAGAGGGAGATGGCAGTGTGACTATTGAAAGCTGGGAAGACACTTGGGGAAGTTCACCTCAGAAG CTTCTAGCGCAGATAGGGCAAGCAGAGAAGGGGCATCCTGACAAGCAAAACCTTTTCTCAGTACAAGATTTCTTCACATACACAGAAGCTGAAG GGAGGAGGTTCTTTGAGGAGCTAGATAGAGATGGTGATGGCCAAGTAACTTTGGAAGATCTAAAAATTGCAATGAGAAAGAGAAAACTGCCACAAAAATATGCTCATGAATTTATGAAATGTACTAGAAATGACTTGTTTTCAAAATCTTTCAGTTGGAAACGATTCTTTACATTAATGGAACAGAAGGAGCCAGCAATTCTTCGTGCATATACATCTCTATGTCTTAGCAAGTCTGGGACATTGACCAAGAGTGAAATAATGGAATCATTAACGAATGCTAGACTTCCAGCAAATGAAGACAATGCAGTGGCTATGATGCAATTTCTGAATGCAGACATTGAAGGATCTGTTTCTTACGGACATTTTCGCAATTTCATGATTCTGCTTCCCTCTGATCGTCTTCAAGAGGACCCAAG GAGTGTTTGGTTTGAAGCTGCTACTGTGGGTGCCATTCCACCAACTGTTAAAGCTCCTGCTGGCAGTGTTCTAAGATCTGCATTGGCAGGTGGCCTTTCTTGTTCCTTTTCTTGTGCTGTAATGCATCCACTTGATACAATCAAG ACCCAAGTACAAGCATCAACTCTGTCCCTTCCTGAAATTATTTCCAAGATTCCACAGATAGGGGCACGGGGTTTATACAAGGGGTCAATCCCTGCAATTCTTGGACAATTTTCAAG CCATGCCTTACGAACTGGGATATTTGAAGCTAGTAAATTGGTGTTGATAAATGTTGCTCCTACACTACCAGCAATCCAG CTATTCCGAAGATACCCTTGTCCTGTCCCATCAAATGAATCTTTCAAATTTTCTTGCTATCTAATGAAGGATTGGTTAAAGAATTTGCATTAG
- the LOC130737915 gene encoding uncharacterized protein LOC130737915 isoform X1 translates to MVSGNNPVDSFFNPISEVLLPLEVGIRKAAKDLQHCWDGTMNKGKRAQLVAFAHENEGGKFEICGVKKGDEERKKRLPLPTKVYLKAFLGMFSQHSGNLSGGEVLGRRLKEKEVTAKEDGSCENCLQFAIDWSLLANGFLQALPATLKSGGSRFKKMGDEDKLGSFMKYTASCEVKLNGSKGQIVGTIGEKGAREEGKQVSPERVIGFIFDQLSQTFQGLHQGVQVNILQGHKVDLNGILLNLRFAKVGGVPSNVLGLNPSTKEEGDGSVTIESWEDTWGSSPQKLLAQIGQAEKGHPDKQNLFSVQDFFTYTEAEGRRFFEELDRDGDGQVTLEDLKIAMRKRKLPQKYAHEFMKCTRNDLFSKSFSWKRFFTLMEQKEPAILRAYTSLCLSKSGTLTKSEIMESLTNARLPANEDNAVAMMQFLNADIEGSVSYGHFRNFMILLPSDRLQEDPRSVWFEAATVGAIPPTVKAPAGSVLRSALAGGLSCSFSCAVMHPLDTIKTQVQASTLSLPEIISKIPQIGARGLYKGSIPAILGQFSSHALRTGIFEASKLVLINVAPTLPAIQVQPMLSFYSTILGTVMRIPCEVLKQRLQAGLYDNVAEALVGTWRKDGLGGFFRGTGTTLCREVPFYVAGMGLYDESKKVVQRLLRRELEPWEIVVVGAISGGLASVTTTPFDVIKTRMMTTQGQSVSMTIVALSILHHEGPLGLFKGAVPRFFSIAPLGAMNFAGYELVRKALNKNEE, encoded by the exons ATGGTTTCAGGGAATAACCCAGTGGACTCTTTCTTCAATCCAATCAGTGAAGTACTTTTGCCACTAGAAGTGGGGATTAGAAAGGCAGCAAAGGATCTTCAACATTGCTGGGATGGGACTATGAACAAGGGGAAAAGGGCTCAGTTGGTTGCATTTGCACATGAGAATGAAGGAGGCAAGTTTGAGATCTGTGGTGTGAAGAAGGGTGATGAagagaggaagaaaaggttGCCATTGCCAACAAAGGTATATTTGAAGGCTTTCTTGGGTATGTTTTCACAGCATTCAGGAAATTTGAGTGGGGGTGAAGTGTTGGGTAGAAgattgaaggagaaggaggtcACAGCTAAGGAAGATGGTTCTTGTGAAAATTGCTTGCAGTTTGCTATTGATTGGTCTTTGCTGGCTAATGGGTTTCTTCAGGCTTTGCCAGCTACCTTGAAATCTGGGGGAAGTAGATTTAAGAAAATGGGTGATGAAGATAAATTGGGTTCTTTCATGAAATACACTGCATCTTGTGAAGTGAAGCTAAATGGATCAAAGGGTCAGATTGTTGGAACTATTGGAGAAAAGGGTGCAAGGGAGGAGGGAAAGCAAGTTTCCCCTGAACGCGTGATAGGTTTTATCTTTGATCAGCTTTCTCAGACTTTTCAGGGTCTTCATCAGGGAGTTCAAGTTAATATATTGCAAGGTCACAAAGTAGATTTGAATGGAATCTTGCTGAATTTGAGATTTGCCAAGGTTGGTGGTGTACCATCAAATGTACTTGGACTAAATCCTTCAACAAAAGAAGAGGGAGATGGCAGTGTGACTATTGAAAGCTGGGAAGACACTTGGGGAAGTTCACCTCAGAAG CTTCTAGCGCAGATAGGGCAAGCAGAGAAGGGGCATCCTGACAAGCAAAACCTTTTCTCAGTACAAGATTTCTTCACATACACAGAAGCTGAAG GGAGGAGGTTCTTTGAGGAGCTAGATAGAGATGGTGATGGCCAAGTAACTTTGGAAGATCTAAAAATTGCAATGAGAAAGAGAAAACTGCCACAAAAATATGCTCATGAATTTATGAAATGTACTAGAAATGACTTGTTTTCAAAATCTTTCAGTTGGAAACGATTCTTTACATTAATGGAACAGAAGGAGCCAGCAATTCTTCGTGCATATACATCTCTATGTCTTAGCAAGTCTGGGACATTGACCAAGAGTGAAATAATGGAATCATTAACGAATGCTAGACTTCCAGCAAATGAAGACAATGCAGTGGCTATGATGCAATTTCTGAATGCAGACATTGAAGGATCTGTTTCTTACGGACATTTTCGCAATTTCATGATTCTGCTTCCCTCTGATCGTCTTCAAGAGGACCCAAG GAGTGTTTGGTTTGAAGCTGCTACTGTGGGTGCCATTCCACCAACTGTTAAAGCTCCTGCTGGCAGTGTTCTAAGATCTGCATTGGCAGGTGGCCTTTCTTGTTCCTTTTCTTGTGCTGTAATGCATCCACTTGATACAATCAAG ACCCAAGTACAAGCATCAACTCTGTCCCTTCCTGAAATTATTTCCAAGATTCCACAGATAGGGGCACGGGGTTTATACAAGGGGTCAATCCCTGCAATTCTTGGACAATTTTCAAG CCATGCCTTACGAACTGGGATATTTGAAGCTAGTAAATTGGTGTTGATAAATGTTGCTCCTACACTACCAGCAATCCAG GTGCAACCTATGCTATCATTCTATAGTACAATTTTGGGAACCGTAATGCGGATCCCCTGTGAGGTGCTAAAGCAGCGGTTGCAGGCAGGTCTCTATGATAATGTGGCTGAGGCTTTAGTTGGGACCTGGCGTAAGGATGGACTTGGGGGTTTCTTTCGAGGAACTGGGACTACCCTTTGTCGTGAGGTTCCATTTTATGTTGCTGGTATGGGTCTATATGACGAATCTAAAAAG GTTGTCCAACGACTACTCCGGCGGGAACTGGAGCCCTGGGAGATAGTTGTTGTGGGAGCAATATCCGGTGGCTTGGCTTCTGTCACCACAACGCCTTTTGATGTCATCAAAACCAGAATGATGACTACACAAGGCCAGTCTGTGTCAATGACCATAGTAGCCTTATCTATACTCCATCACGAGGGACCGCTCGGCTTGTTTAAAGGTGCAGTTCCCAGGTTCTTTTCAATTGCTCCTCTAGGTGCCATGAACTTTGCAGGTTATGAGCTAGTAAGGAAGGCCCTGAATAAAAATGAGGAGTAA
- the LOC130737915 gene encoding uncharacterized protein LOC130737915 isoform X2, producing MVSGNNPVDSFFNPISEVLLPLEVGIRKAAKDLQHCWDGTMNKGKRAQLVAFAHENEGGKFEICGVKKGDEERKKRLPLPTKVYLKAFLGMFSQHSGNLSGGEVLGRRLKEKEVTAKEDGSCENCLQFAIDWSLLANGFLQALPATLKSGGSRFKKMGDEDKLGSFMKYTASCEVKLNGSKGQIVGTIGEKGAREEGKQVSPERVIGFIFDQLSQTFQGLHQGVQVNILQGHKVDLNGILLNLRFAKVGGVPSNVLGLNPSTKEEGDGSVTIESWEDTWGSSPQKIGQAEKGHPDKQNLFSVQDFFTYTEAEGRRFFEELDRDGDGQVTLEDLKIAMRKRKLPQKYAHEFMKCTRNDLFSKSFSWKRFFTLMEQKEPAILRAYTSLCLSKSGTLTKSEIMESLTNARLPANEDNAVAMMQFLNADIEGSVSYGHFRNFMILLPSDRLQEDPRSVWFEAATVGAIPPTVKAPAGSVLRSALAGGLSCSFSCAVMHPLDTIKTQVQASTLSLPEIISKIPQIGARGLYKGSIPAILGQFSSHALRTGIFEASKLVLINVAPTLPAIQVQPMLSFYSTILGTVMRIPCEVLKQRLQAGLYDNVAEALVGTWRKDGLGGFFRGTGTTLCREVPFYVAGMGLYDESKKVVQRLLRRELEPWEIVVVGAISGGLASVTTTPFDVIKTRMMTTQGQSVSMTIVALSILHHEGPLGLFKGAVPRFFSIAPLGAMNFAGYELVRKALNKNEE from the exons ATGGTTTCAGGGAATAACCCAGTGGACTCTTTCTTCAATCCAATCAGTGAAGTACTTTTGCCACTAGAAGTGGGGATTAGAAAGGCAGCAAAGGATCTTCAACATTGCTGGGATGGGACTATGAACAAGGGGAAAAGGGCTCAGTTGGTTGCATTTGCACATGAGAATGAAGGAGGCAAGTTTGAGATCTGTGGTGTGAAGAAGGGTGATGAagagaggaagaaaaggttGCCATTGCCAACAAAGGTATATTTGAAGGCTTTCTTGGGTATGTTTTCACAGCATTCAGGAAATTTGAGTGGGGGTGAAGTGTTGGGTAGAAgattgaaggagaaggaggtcACAGCTAAGGAAGATGGTTCTTGTGAAAATTGCTTGCAGTTTGCTATTGATTGGTCTTTGCTGGCTAATGGGTTTCTTCAGGCTTTGCCAGCTACCTTGAAATCTGGGGGAAGTAGATTTAAGAAAATGGGTGATGAAGATAAATTGGGTTCTTTCATGAAATACACTGCATCTTGTGAAGTGAAGCTAAATGGATCAAAGGGTCAGATTGTTGGAACTATTGGAGAAAAGGGTGCAAGGGAGGAGGGAAAGCAAGTTTCCCCTGAACGCGTGATAGGTTTTATCTTTGATCAGCTTTCTCAGACTTTTCAGGGTCTTCATCAGGGAGTTCAAGTTAATATATTGCAAGGTCACAAAGTAGATTTGAATGGAATCTTGCTGAATTTGAGATTTGCCAAGGTTGGTGGTGTACCATCAAATGTACTTGGACTAAATCCTTCAACAAAAGAAGAGGGAGATGGCAGTGTGACTATTGAAAGCTGGGAAGACACTTGGGGAAGTTCACCTCAGAAG ATAGGGCAAGCAGAGAAGGGGCATCCTGACAAGCAAAACCTTTTCTCAGTACAAGATTTCTTCACATACACAGAAGCTGAAG GGAGGAGGTTCTTTGAGGAGCTAGATAGAGATGGTGATGGCCAAGTAACTTTGGAAGATCTAAAAATTGCAATGAGAAAGAGAAAACTGCCACAAAAATATGCTCATGAATTTATGAAATGTACTAGAAATGACTTGTTTTCAAAATCTTTCAGTTGGAAACGATTCTTTACATTAATGGAACAGAAGGAGCCAGCAATTCTTCGTGCATATACATCTCTATGTCTTAGCAAGTCTGGGACATTGACCAAGAGTGAAATAATGGAATCATTAACGAATGCTAGACTTCCAGCAAATGAAGACAATGCAGTGGCTATGATGCAATTTCTGAATGCAGACATTGAAGGATCTGTTTCTTACGGACATTTTCGCAATTTCATGATTCTGCTTCCCTCTGATCGTCTTCAAGAGGACCCAAG GAGTGTTTGGTTTGAAGCTGCTACTGTGGGTGCCATTCCACCAACTGTTAAAGCTCCTGCTGGCAGTGTTCTAAGATCTGCATTGGCAGGTGGCCTTTCTTGTTCCTTTTCTTGTGCTGTAATGCATCCACTTGATACAATCAAG ACCCAAGTACAAGCATCAACTCTGTCCCTTCCTGAAATTATTTCCAAGATTCCACAGATAGGGGCACGGGGTTTATACAAGGGGTCAATCCCTGCAATTCTTGGACAATTTTCAAG CCATGCCTTACGAACTGGGATATTTGAAGCTAGTAAATTGGTGTTGATAAATGTTGCTCCTACACTACCAGCAATCCAG GTGCAACCTATGCTATCATTCTATAGTACAATTTTGGGAACCGTAATGCGGATCCCCTGTGAGGTGCTAAAGCAGCGGTTGCAGGCAGGTCTCTATGATAATGTGGCTGAGGCTTTAGTTGGGACCTGGCGTAAGGATGGACTTGGGGGTTTCTTTCGAGGAACTGGGACTACCCTTTGTCGTGAGGTTCCATTTTATGTTGCTGGTATGGGTCTATATGACGAATCTAAAAAG GTTGTCCAACGACTACTCCGGCGGGAACTGGAGCCCTGGGAGATAGTTGTTGTGGGAGCAATATCCGGTGGCTTGGCTTCTGTCACCACAACGCCTTTTGATGTCATCAAAACCAGAATGATGACTACACAAGGCCAGTCTGTGTCAATGACCATAGTAGCCTTATCTATACTCCATCACGAGGGACCGCTCGGCTTGTTTAAAGGTGCAGTTCCCAGGTTCTTTTCAATTGCTCCTCTAGGTGCCATGAACTTTGCAGGTTATGAGCTAGTAAGGAAGGCCCTGAATAAAAATGAGGAGTAA
- the LOC130737914 gene encoding FBD-associated F-box protein At4g10400-like → MEPKWKREMLNEREEKVDRLSMLPDSILLYIMTSLTTKEAVHTCILGKRWKHLWKYLPTLIASNEHFERAEFFKRFICKVLQHRDDHSAFHNIAIDHNGYIHSQISEKIVSYAVSHSVKQFTFDACLRSKGARNALVFGPIFSIRSLKYLDVSFRKSNWLIKLPHALDLPELEKCRLKYVAFSSNDDDDDDDDFVKPFSLCKKLSTLVIDNCNSAKALCVSGDKLTNLTMRFGKYILDPFKAQVSAPNLKSFTFVGRLSSRNNHQLFEHNLDFLEEACIEALCFRSHLKICERTLNSWMKRFCNVRSLTICAKTLKDLASTLGLPNFEPARFANLRSLIVKHDCGIPVLDQELEYILQNSPLAETMIIQATPSYQEMFELL, encoded by the exons ATGGAGCCAAAGTGGAAAAGAGAAATGCttaatgaaagagaagaaaaagtggATAGACTAAGCATGTTGCCTGACTCCATTTTGTTGTACATTATGACATCTTTGACAACAAAAGAAGCTGTTCATACTTGTATCTTGGGCAAAAGATGGAAGCACCTCTGGAAATATCTTCCAACTTTGATAGCTAGTAATGAACATTTTGAGAGGGCTGAATTTTTCAAGAGGTTTATTTGTAAGGTTTTGCAGCATCGTGATGATCACAGTGCCTTCCATAATATTGCTATTGATCATAATGGTTATATTCATTCTCAAATTTCGGAGAAGATCGTCAGTTATGCTGTATCACATAGTGTCAAGCAATTTACATTTGATGCCTGCTTACGAAGTAAGGGTGCAAGAAATGCTCTGGTTTTTGGCCCTATATTTTCCATTCGCTCTCTAAAATATCTTGACGTATCATTTCGCAAATCCAATTGGTTGATAAAGCTTCCACATGCTCTAGACCTTCCGGAGTTGGAGAAATGTCGTTTGAAATATGTTGCATTTTCTtcaaatgatgatgatgatgatgatgatgattttgtgAAGCCATTTTCACTCTGCAAGAAGTTGAGTACTTTAGTGATTGACAATTGCAACAGTGCAAAGGCCCTTTGTGTATCTGGTGATAAACTCACTAATCTAACCATGCGTTTTGGTAAATATATTCTTGATCCTTTCAAAGCTCAGGTTTCTGCTCCCAATCTGAAGTCATTTACTTTTGTGGGTCGTCTTAGTTCCAGAAATAACCATCAACTCTTTGAGCACAATTTAGATTTTCTTGAAGAAGCATGCATTGAAGCTTTGTGCTTTAGATCTCATCTGAAGATTTGTGAAAGGACTTTGAATAGTTGGATGAAAAGGTTTTGTAATGTACGCTCATTGACAATTTGTGCCAAAACTCTAAAG GATCTTGCTTCAACCCTTGGTCTTCCGAATTTTGAACCTGCTCGTTTTGCCAACTTAAGGTCATTGATAGTGAAACATGATTGTGGAATACCTGTACTGGATCAAGAATTGGAATACATACTGCAAAACTCTCCACTTGCAGAAACTATGATCATTCAAG CGACACCATCCTATCAAGAAATGTTTGAGTTGCTGTAA